TGTTTTTTTGTTCATTATTAAACCCCTTTGATATTGTAAAGTCTATTTTTTACTTTTTCAGACGATTATACAATATTTTAAGGGTTAAAAAAACAACACAAAAATACTATTAAGCCCATTGCGAGCCCGCCAACGGTTTTGTGGCGGGCGTGGCAATCTCTATTTAAAAACTACGAGATTGCTTCACCTTCGGTTCGCAATGACACCAATAGTAATCTGATTTTGACTTCAACAACAACCTATATTCTTAACCTTTAGTTTTGTAACCGGCTATATTGTTTACTATGGCTTTAAACCATAAAAACAGACTTAACGCGAGTTACTGACACGACAGCTGCAATTGAGAAATTACAACGCCTGGATATATTCCCCGATTTTTATAATTCTTTCAAATACCGCATCGGGAGGAGTTGTGTCCGATATACCAAGAATCAAATGATTCTTAGAACCTATTTCTGTAAAGAAATTATCAAGATATTTTTCAAATTCGTTATCTGTCATGGAATTTTTTAATAGACATACCGACGGAATTCCACCCATTATCGTTATCCTGCCGTTAAAATAGTCTCTTACCTGTCTGAAAGTAAGCTTTGTCATAGGAGCAGGACAGATCGAATCTGCTATATCAATTTCACTATTTATATAATTATCCAAAAGGCCGGTATTTTCCCCGTCAGTATGGGTTATAAGAAACTTTTTTTTACTATGTAATATTCCTGCATATTTTTTTAGCCACGGCTCGATATATTCTGTGAAGAACGGAGGATATGTCACCCTGGAATCATAGTTTGCCCCGAACAATAAAACTTCTGCCGGACATTCCGCTGAGACATCAAACACCTTATCAAAATATTTCCCGATACTATCTGCACATTGCTTGATTTCATCAGGATGGTCATGTAATTCATAAAAAAACAAGTCCATGGGCATCAGTTCCCGCTGTAACAGATGCATTGGGGAACCTGACAGACTTATAAAACCGGCTGATATTCCCCGCCCTCCGATTTTACCGGCAAACTCACTATAACCCTCGTAATTAGGGACAACTACCGCATTATCAAAAATATATCCTATTGCTTTAAAATCTTCATGACTTTTTATCGCATATTCGGTAACATGTGTTATTGTAATCCCTGCCTTTTTCATGCCTTCATCATATAGGACCTTTGTCCTTATATTTCCTGCCGGTGTATGATATTCTACAATGGTTTCTTCACCACTATAATTTACTGTAATTTTTGTATTTTCAATCTGTGTTTTATACGGCATAGTCCATAAATTATAAATCCCAAAAGCACGGTGAATATCTTCATCCTGGTTACGTAAATCCTTGAAATTGGGTATTATTGCATGATATCCGATATTCAATTCATCTGTAATTTCTACCAAAGTTGCATTCCTGTATTTAACAGGTAACGTTCCTGCTCTTTTATTGGCATTGTACCATAAATCAAGACGTGGTGCATACGGAATCTTACCTAAAGATTCACCCTTTATAGCCAGTAACATTTTTTCTTTATATGTCATCTTTGTCAAGATTTGTTCCAAATTATATTACCAATTGGTGATATAATTACCTCTTATATCCTTGAAATCACTTGCTGCTATTAACAAATCTCCAACTTGTTGGCCGCGATACCACCATTTACCCGATTGACCTGCAACAACAGTAAGCGCTCCAAGAGATAAACAATATATGCACTCGTTACTATCAATAAGTCCGGGTCTGCCAAGTCTGACTGACGGGCATTTATCAATATATTTTGTTATCATAGGTGCACTATCAAACGTTGATATACTTTCATTATTTACCGGGGAAGAACCGTCTGCTTTTACAGCAACAGGATATTCTCCTTCCATCTCGCCGTAATAAATGGTAATCGCGCTCCTGATAGAACCAAGCGATCCTTTTGTTGCTCCTTCTTTGGCAGTTCTTAAAAGGTTTCCAAATTTAGGAATTGCAATTGCTGCCAATATCCCTATAACTGCAACAACAATCATCAGTTCAATTAATGTAAAACCTTTATTTTTCATAGTTTTTCACCTTCGACTATCAGTTCGGTTTATTACTATTTTAATCTGAAAAAATATATTAACTGCTTCATCGTATTCTCGTATAAAGGAGGAATTATTACACCATATAAATATGAACACTGCAAATCTTCAATACGGATAATAGTGCCTGATACCTGAAACTGCTGCCCGCTTGGTAAAGATATATTAATGAAAATACTCTCACCTAAAATAAAAGGCTTTTGAGATTCAATACAAATACCGTCTATTGATATGTTTAACATCGCCGCAGAAACATACTCATCAATATTAAACTGGTCCCTGCTGGAAACCATAGAAACAACTATCTTGGTAGAAATACGCTTATTCCCTCTGTGAGGTCCGACATTACCTAATAATAAATAATCAAATATTTTTTTTAACAATGATTTAATCATTTTGCCCTTTCTTTAAGTATACACGGATAATTTTACAATTATTTTATAAAATTACAAGATTTTGAACATCGCCTGTTTCTTTTAGTTTTTATTAAATCACGACATTTAATTTCTTCAGTGAAGATATCAAGTTATTAGATGTCGTATATTGTATTCCTGTAATTCCTATTTTTTCAGCACCTGTTACATTTTCTTTAATATCATCAATAAAAATACATTCGGACGGTTTTACTTTTAATTTATTTAGAGCGTCTAAATATATCTTCTTGCCGGGTTTCATTACCTTAACCTTATATGATAAACTAACAGCATTAAACATTTTAAATATTTTTATTTTTTTTATTCCATATTCAAAGTGCCATTCACTTGTATTTGATAGTATCCCAAGTTTATAGTTTTTTTTAAGTTTTTTTATAATTCTAAAAGTGGCAGGTATTGGAGTAAAGATATCGGCAAAGCACTTTATAAACTGCTGTTTTGTTATTTTCAAGTCTGCCAATTTTACGATTATTTTAAAAAATTCATCGGAAGTTATCAAGCCGGTTTCATATTTAATAAATATATTATGGGCTTTATGAAATATAACATATAATTCATTTTTTGTTTTACCTGAATATTCCGAAACACTCTTGTAAAATATTCTATTATCAAAAGTGCATATTACTTTCCCGAAATCAAATATTATCGCTTTAATCATATTTGCTATGAAGTATAGTTTTAAAAACTAATCTTACTGCATATTTTCTTTTCCACTTCATCCGCGTTCGGATTAAGATTCCCCACACTAAAAATATCCCATATTTCCGTATGCTGGACAGATTCGGAAGGATTTATTAGTTTTAACGGTCCGACTGTTTCAAGTTCCAGCATATTTGAGTTAGTATATATTTCAACGCTGCACCCAAAATCAGGATATTTGCTCTTTTCTTCGCTAAATTTTTTCACAAACAACAAACCTTCTACCCAGTATGCGGTCCAATTTGGATTTACCATAGTACCAATTTTAATCGGACCCTTTGCTTTGGTGTCCTGCTTAATGAATATATATTCGTTACCAAAAATTATTCTTTTATCCGATAAATTAGTATAAGGCCAAAGCGTTATATGCCTGTCAGGAAGAAGCCCTATTTTATCCACTTTTGGCGGTTTAACAGGTATAATTGCAAAACCATGCTTTCTCATTATAGAAATTGCCCAACAACCCAATTCTACAGGCCATCTGCCTATATTTTTTATTTTATGAATAACTTGTATGCTTTTCTTCCCAAACGGCTTTATTATAATCTCTTTTTGTATTGAATTTGCAGTCTCCGGATTCCCGTACATTCTAACAGTATCTGCTTCAATATCTATAGTTATCGGCTCGTTATCTTGCGAATATGAACGTGGCATAGCTTCAGGCGAACTCCAAAGCCGGTGACCTCCAATAATCCTCCAAAAACCTTCCGATGTTTCAACACCCCCGTCTGGCAGTACACCAAGAAGGTTAAAATCCGGTTTTTTGGAACTCGCAAGATATAATATTCTCGGACCTATATCAGTTGTAACACCAATTATAATGCCATTAAGATTAAAAACCTTCATATTAAACCCGTTTATTTCTTTTTCCTGAATTTTCATAAAAATACCCCTCCCCTCAAAAAGATTGAGTAATGTTTAATGTGACAAGTGTGATGAAACAATCAAAAAATGCTTTTTATCTATTTTTTGATAGCATCCCAATTATGTTAAATCCTATTATTAATCAAGATAATTATACCTTTTTTTGGTTAAAAAACAATAAATTTGCAGTTTATAAATAGTACTTGACAAAATACTGATTTTACGTTATACTTTTAGTAGGAAGAACGATAAGGGCAAATGCTGATGTAACAATCAGCAGACGCAAAGCCAAGAACTCATTATTTGAGTAGTGGGCTGTCGAAGTTTCCGAGAGATTTTGTATCAAACTCAGATGAGCTGCCGGTTGCCGAAAAGCACGGGATTTAGAGCCTTTTTCAAGGTTCTGGTTTCGTCTTTATCAGCATACCGGTTTTCGTTTTCTGGTGAACTAAAATGAAAACCGAAAAAAAACTATATTTTATACTATTTATACTCCTCTTGTTAGGTATGTGCTATCTATACAGCGAAGATGAGGGGTACATCATAATCGAACCGGAACCAGATCCCATAATAACTCCAGTAGACGACACTCCACCAGTACCCGATACAACACCGCCAACAGGTTCAATAATTGTTAATAATGGAAATCCTCTTTATGTCAATTCAATAAATGTTACACTCTGCTTAACTTACTCCGATGCCGGCTCCGGTGTTGATACGGTCAGGTATAGTAATGATAATTCTGTCTGGACCTCTTGGGAATCGCCTTCTGCTACTAAAATCTGGCAATTGGTATCAGGTGACAGTCTTAAAACTGTATATTACGAAGTAAAAGATAAAGCAGGGAACGTAGCACAATTTAACGATACAATAACAATTGACGCTACTTTACCTACAGGTTCAATTACTATAAATAATAATAATCCTGATAATACTGATTCGGTAAATGTTACTCTTTACCTGACATATTCAGATAACGGTTCCGGTATTGATATGGTCAGGTACAGTAATGATAATTCTATCTGGACATCATGGGAATCAGCTTCTGCTGTTAAAAACTGGCAATTGGTATCTGGCGACGGTGTTAAAACTGTATATTACGAAGTAAAGGATAACGCAGGTAATGTAACTCAATTTACTGATACTATTATTCTTAAAACATTTATACCGGATACTACCCCGCCGATTGCTTCTATTTTAATAAATAATAACGCAGCTTATACAAATTCTATACCTGTAACTATAACAATTTCTGCTTCTGACCCTGAATCAGGTATTACAGGTATGAAAATATGGAATACTGGAAATACAGAACCAGCCGCTTGGGAACCTTATGCTATATCTAAAAATTGGAACTTGACATCAGAAGACGGAATAAAAACTATCAATGTAAAATTTAAGAACGGCCAAGGATTGGAAACGTTAGCAAATGATACTATCAGTCTTGATACTTCTTTGCCAGCGGGCTCAATTGTAATTAATAGTGGAAATCCTGAATATACAAACTCTATTAATGTTACGCTTTGTTTGACATATTCTGATAACAGCTCCGGAGTCGATATGGTCAGATATGGCAATAGCGGAGATTTTTGGACTCCATGGGAGTTACCTTCCGCTACAAAAAGCTGGCAATTAGCATCAGGTGAAGGTGTTAAAACTGTATACTACCAGGTAAAAGATAAAGCAGGAAATATAACTCAATTGACTGATACTATTATTTTCAAAGCACCGGATACTACACCGCCGATTGCTTCTGTTTTAATAAATAATAACGCTGATTATACAAATACTCTATCAGTAACGCTAACAATTTCTGCTGCTGACCCCGAAACCGGTATTACCGGTATGAAAATATGGAATACCGGAAATACAGAACCAGCCACTTGGGAACCTTATGCTACATCTAAAAATTGGAGCTTGACATCAGAAAATGGAATAAAAACTGTCAATGTAAAACTTAAGAACGGCCAAGAACTGGAAACATTAGCAAATGATACTATCACTCTTGACACTATTTTACCGGCAGGTTCAATAGCTATAAATAATAATAACCCTGATAACACTGATTCAGTAAATGTTACTCTTTACCTTACATACTCGGATAACGGTTCCGGTGTTGATATGGTGAGATATGGCAATAGCGGGGATGTCTGGACTTCCTGGGAGTTACCTTCTGCTACTAAAATCTGGCAGTTAACATCAGGTGAAGGTGTTAAAACTGTATACTACCATATAAAAGATAAAGCAGGAAATGTAACCCAACTTACTGATACAATCACGTTTAAAGTACCGGATACTACACCTCCGATTGCTTCTGTTTTAATAAATAATAACGCAGCTTATACAAATACAATATCAATAATATTGACACTTTCCGCAGTTGATAATGAATCAGGTATTACAGGTATGAAAATATGGAATACCGGAAATACAGAACCAGCCACTTGGGAACCTTATGCTATATCTAAAAATTGGAACTTAACATCAGAAGACGGAATAAAAACTGTCAATGTAAAATTTAAGAATGGCCAAGAACTGGAAACGTTAGTAAATGATACTATCAGTCTTGACACTATTTTACCTGCAGGTTCAATAGTAATTAATAGTGGAAATCCTGAATATACAAACTCAATAGACGTTACACTTTACCTGACAAACTCGGACAGCGGTTCAGGTGTTGATATGGTCCGATATGGCAATGATAGCGATGTATGGACTCCTTGGGAATTACCTTCTGCTACTAAAATCTGGAAACTAACATCAGATAACGACATTAAAACAGTATATTATGAAATCAAAGATAAAGCAGGAAATGTAACTCAATTCAGTGATACTATCTCTCTTGATACAACACCGCCATCAGGGTCAATTGTAATTAATAATAGCAATCCTGAATACACTAATTCAATAGATGTTACACTATGTTTAACTTATTCAGATACTGACTCTGATATTGATACAGTTAGATATAGTAATGATAATTCTATCTGGACATCATGGGAATCGCCTTTTGCTACTAAAAATTGGAAACTGGTAACAGGCGATGGCGTTAAAACTGTATATTATGAAGTAAAAGA
The genomic region above belongs to Elusimicrobiota bacterium and contains:
- a CDS encoding T9SS type A sorting domain-containing protein produces the protein MKTEKKLYFILFILLLLGMCYLYSEDEGYIIIEPEPDPIITPVDDTPPVPDTTPPTGSIIVNNGNPLYVNSINVTLCLTYSDAGSGVDTVRYSNDNSVWTSWESPSATKIWQLVSGDSLKTVYYEVKDKAGNVAQFNDTITIDATLPTGSITINNNNPDNTDSVNVTLYLTYSDNGSGIDMVRYSNDNSIWTSWESASAVKNWQLVSGDGVKTVYYEVKDNAGNVTQFTDTIILKTFIPDTTPPIASILINNNAAYTNSIPVTITISASDPESGITGMKIWNTGNTEPAAWEPYAISKNWNLTSEDGIKTINVKFKNGQGLETLANDTISLDTSLPAGSIVINSGNPEYTNSINVTLCLTYSDNSSGVDMVRYGNSGDFWTPWELPSATKSWQLASGEGVKTVYYQVKDKAGNITQLTDTIIFKAPDTTPPIASVLINNNADYTNTLSVTLTISAADPETGITGMKIWNTGNTEPATWEPYATSKNWSLTSENGIKTVNVKLKNGQELETLANDTITLDTILPAGSIAINNNNPDNTDSVNVTLYLTYSDNGSGVDMVRYGNSGDVWTSWELPSATKIWQLTSGEGVKTVYYHIKDKAGNVTQLTDTITFKVPDTTPPIASVLINNNAAYTNTISIILTLSAVDNESGITGMKIWNTGNTEPATWEPYAISKNWNLTSEDGIKTVNVKFKNGQELETLVNDTISLDTILPAGSIVINSGNPEYTNSIDVTLYLTNSDSGSGVDMVRYGNDSDVWTPWELPSATKIWKLTSDNDIKTVYYEIKDKAGNVTQFSDTISLDTTPPSGSIVINNSNPEYTNSIDVTLCLTYSDTDSDIDTVRYSNDNSIWTSWESPFATKNWKLVTGDGVKTVYYEVKDKAGNVAQFTDTISLDTSLPAGSIVINNSNPEYTDSVDVTLSLTYSDNGSGVDMVRYGNDGDVWTVWELASATKIWKLTSGDGLKTVYYEVKDKSGNIAQFSDTITLETIIAATIDINPNTLNLKSKGNWITAYIELPIRYNVQNINISSLLLNDKISAEQKSTSTGDHDSDGIPDLMVKFSREEAQKILCTGEDVTLTLTGSLVDGKKLIASDTIRVIEPGKGPKESEESKKTVEVTEPEKIENPVEVKNHKKLKEFEKPKEPKGFEEPKKIVDITEPEKSKASEEPKVSEKPVEPKEPKGFEEPKKIINVFEPELPKIVEEKVSEKPVEPKELEEPKKIVEVSIPEKDKNEPEKPNVSEKPAEYKVIEEPKKIVNITEPEKPNTPVVSEKSVTVTLKEKEIHFVLAQKLPETSNILEAVLWLGLKDKKETPEVYYHNSFQNKYVFHNKYMLKPGMGWDITGGVTEDRNQNKEISILVKFNEDIISDYVLVVVYGKESSKEKIVVFSGGNIVLPAGLNSEITMKENAEAKPIPQNLKPISRTFEPSEKIELTKEAVITLSYNDVVLNDTNEKDLKIFYYDEKESKWQPLANCEVNVSQKNISAKTTKLSTFQIMAPVIIKTLAPLKSQLGQNYPNPFNPATTINYSIERDCHVSLKLYNVVGELVATIVDEFKTAGKYSVYYDGGAQLSRGIYYYQIIAGSFVNTKKMVVLK
- a CDS encoding HAD family phosphatase, with amino-acid sequence MIKAIIFDFGKVICTFDNRIFYKSVSEYSGKTKNELYVIFHKAHNIFIKYETGLITSDEFFKIIVKLADLKITKQQFIKCFADIFTPIPATFRIIKKLKKNYKLGILSNTSEWHFEYGIKKIKIFKMFNAVSLSYKVKVMKPGKKIYLDALNKLKVKPSECIFIDDIKENVTGAEKIGITGIQYTTSNNLISSLKKLNVVI
- a CDS encoding prepilin-type N-terminal cleavage/methylation domain-containing protein, which encodes MKNKGFTLIELMIVVAVIGILAAIAIPKFGNLLRTAKEGATKGSLGSIRSAITIYYGEMEGEYPVAVKADGSSPVNNESISTFDSAPMITKYIDKCPSVRLGRPGLIDSNECIYCLSLGALTVVAGQSGKWWYRGQQVGDLLIAASDFKDIRGNYITNW
- a CDS encoding PilZ domain-containing protein — its product is MIKSLLKKIFDYLLLGNVGPHRGNKRISTKIVVSMVSSRDQFNIDEYVSAAMLNISIDGICIESQKPFILGESIFINISLPSGQQFQVSGTIIRIEDLQCSYLYGVIIPPLYENTMKQLIYFFRLK